The Miscanthus floridulus cultivar M001 chromosome 7, ASM1932011v1, whole genome shotgun sequence genome includes a region encoding these proteins:
- the LOC136462907 gene encoding T-complex protein 1 subunit eta-like codes for MASMMQPQIILLKEGTDTSQGRAQVVSNINACTAVGDTVRTTLGPRGMDKLIHDDKGGVTISNDGATIMRLLDIVHPAAKILVDIAKSQDSEVGDGTTTVVLLAAEFLKEAKPYIEDGVHPHSLIRSYRTAGNMAIQRVKELAVSIEGKSLEEKKTLLAKCAATTLSSKLIGGEKEFFASMVVDAVLAIGNDDRLNLIGIKKVPGGTMRDSFLVNGVAFKKTFSYAGFEQQPKKFLNLKILLLNIELELKSEKENAEIRLSDPLQYQSIVDAEWNIIYDKLDKCVKSGAKIVLSRLAIGDLATQYFADRDIFCAGRVTEEDLQRVAAATGGTVQTSVNNVIDEVLGSCEVFEEKQVGNERFNIFSGCPSGQTATIVLRGGADQFIEEAERSLHDAIMIVRRALKNSTVVPGGGAIDMEISKYLRQHARTIAGKSQFFVNSFAKALEVIPRQLCDNAGFDATDVLNKLRQKHASGEGANYGVDINTGGIADSFANFVWEPAVVKINAINAATEASCLILSVDETVKNPKSESAQGEAAAGAMAGRGGGAMRGRGGRGMRRR; via the exons ATGGCGTCGATGATG CAACCGCAGATCATCCTGCTCAAGGAGGGCACGGACACGTCGCAGGGGCGCGCGCAGGTGGTGAGCAACATCAACGCGTGCACGGCGGTGGGCGACACCGTGCGGACCACGCTGGGGCCCCGGGGGATGGACAAGCTCATCCACGACGACAAGGGCGGAGTCACCATCTCCAACGACGGCGCCACCATCATGCGCCTTCTCGACATCGTGCACCCCGCCGCCAAGATCCTTGTCGACATCGCCAAGTCACAGGACTCCGAG GTTGGTGATGGGACAACTACTGTGGTGCTTCTAGCTGCAGAATTCTTGAAGGAAGCAAAACCTTATATTGAGGATGGGGTGCACCCCCACAGTCTAATTCGCAGTTATAGAACTGCAGGCAATATG GCAATTCAAAGGGTTAAAGAGCTGGCAGTTAGCATTGAAGGAAAAAGCCTTGAAGAGAAGAAAACATTGCTAGCCAAGTGTGCTGCTACAACACTCTCTTCAAAACTTATAGGTGGTGAAAAGGAATTCTTTGCTTCTATGGTTGTGGATGCTGTCCTTGCCATTGGCAATGATGACAGGCTTAATCTTATCGGGATTAAGAAG GTTCCTGGAGGTACCATGAGAGATTCTTTTCTGGTGAATGGTGTTGCGTTCAAGAAGACATTTTCGTATGCTGGATTTGAGCAACAACCAAAGAAGTTCCTGAATCTGAAGATTCTTTTGTTAAACATTGAACTAGAATTGAAATCTGAGAAGGAAAATGCAGAGATCAG GTTATCTGACCCTCTGCAATACCAATCAATTGTTGATGCTGAATGGAACATTATTTATGACAAACTGGATAAATGTGTGAAAAGTGGAGCGAAGATAGTTCTGTCTCGGCTAGCTATTGGTGATCTTGCAACACAG TATTTCGCAGATCGAGACATTTTCTGCGCCGGTCGTGTTACAGAAGAAGATTTGCAACGTGTTGCTGCAGCAACTGGTGGAACTGTTCAAACTTCTGTAAATAATGTCATCGATGAG GTACTTGGTTCCTGTGAGGTCTTCGAGGAAAAGCAAGTAGGCAATGAAAGGTTCAACATATTTAGTGGCTGCCCTTCTGGTCAGACAGCAACTATTGTGCTCCGTGGTGGTGCAGACCAG TTCATTGAGGAAGCTGAACGGAGTCTCCATGATGCCATCATGATTGTGAGGAGAGCACTTAAGAACTCGACAGTTGTGCCGGGTGGTGGTGCTATTGAT ATGGAAATAAGCAAGTATCTCAGGCAGCATGCGCGGACAATTGCTGGGAAGTCTCAGTTCTTTGTAAATTCGTTTGCTAAAGCCCTCGAG GTTATTCCACGTCAACTTTGTGATAATGCTGGATTTGACGCTACTGACGTTCTCAATAAGCTCAGGCAGAAACACGCATCTG GTGAAGGTGCTAATTATGGTGTAGACATAAACACTGGTGGAATTGCTGATTCCTTTGCGAACTTTGTGTGGGAACCTGCTGTTGTAAAG ATCAATGCTATAAATGCTGCAACCGAAGCTTCCTGCCTTATTCTTAGTGTTGACGAAACAGTGAAAAACCCAAAG TCGGAGAGCGCACAAGGTGAGGCTGCAGCTGGTGCAATGGCTGGTCGTGGTGGAGGGGCAATGCGAGGACGTGGTGGCAGGGGCATGCGCAGGCGATGA